Part of the Impatiens glandulifera chromosome 8, dImpGla2.1, whole genome shotgun sequence genome is shown below.
TCATTtcactttaaataaatttatcatatcTATCAacatttttcataataatttgaattaaatcaaTCTCATATAGATTTGGATCCAGATCTAGAGACATTCAAATTCCTAAATGGGGTTATATTGTAGGGTAATTCGAATGAAATACTAATCTTAAATCCTACTACAACTAAAAATCAACATATAATTATTCTACTATGTGTCACTGTGTGATTGGCCATTCGGAATCATAATAGGATTTGGATGCGATCTTTTACAAAAATACCGAGATTTATAGTGGAACTCATGGGGGGTTAGGGAAAATTCATCCTAAAATTTCATACCATGGCATTGTGCATGTTTCCTGGAGAGGCTGAGATGAAGATGTCGCTATGCATACCCACATAATAGTCAACTGCAGCTAATAAAGAAGATTTTCCTTCAACTGTGGCCAGTTCTTCGTCAGTCGTGAGACTTTTCTTGTCTTCAATTAGTGGGAATAATTTACGTAACGAAGAGAGCCTTGCTTCTCCCCCGTACACctaaaagaagaaaagaacaaaataaatgtatttggtCAAGAAATTTCTTCATAcaaaaaagttgataaaaagTTTTGTTCATCAATGTAATCGAACAGAAATTAagatttttctataaaaaataaactactaAGATTGGACCTTGTGAGAAGCTAAATAGAGGCGGGTATCATTATTGAATCCCAAGGCAATTAGTAGCAGTCCAATCTCTTCAGGAGTCAATGGGCAACGACCCTGACTTCTCAACTCTTCATCGGTGAACTGAGAGTTAAGCACTCTTCCCTGCCAGAGCACTTGTCGATATTTTGCAAGAGCCAGTCTTTCAGCTTTCCCACCATGAAAATCACAAGCTGAATGAGCTGCCATATCCTGTCAATTTTGAGGTTTAGAAGAAAGGTAGGAAAATATACTATTTCATCCGTCCAAGAAATGCGTGACCCAAAGACACTTAATTTAGGTGCTGCAAGGACAGTCTAGTCACTTTACTCAAGCACAACcacattttcatattttttgaaaGGGAAACTTGTACAAAACACCCATTCATTTAAGAATTAGGGATTAAATATGTAGTAAAGAAAGTATCCTAAGATAATCAGTAAAAtaaggaaaagaaaaataaccATAATGAGTAATGCAACCCAGCCCAAAGTAATCCATTACTTCTGTTGAATGTTATTACCTTATCAAAGCGAAGATGCAACACTACAAACTTTCCTACTCCTTGTTTGCTCGTGGATTCTGTGCCCTTGACAGGGCTCCTCAAGCTACTGATAAGTGTTTCAGCTAACATCTTTATATTGGGAACAAAAACTAGTGCTTGAAAATTGACTTTACAGCGAAGATGCTGGATTTCTGAAGGTAGGTTATCAAAAGCCAATCTGTGAGAGAAGGGGGCTATAGCAGCAATCCCATAACTGGAATAAAGGCAAAGAAAACGATTTAAAATGCTAATCACCTTTCATTGATACCcaacatacattttttttttaccaggGCTTTTTCTCTAAAGGAGGCTAGCACACCCCAACATACATATACAATGTTAAGTTGATAATTGCAGAAATTACAACGACAAAAACCTTTACAGAATTTTGAAATTACCCAACATATGTTGTTGGTTGAAGCTATTTTCTCTTACCTTTGCAATATGGGCACAACATTTTCCATGTACCAACTGGCTGATGCATGAACGGGAGCTGTCTTAATTCTAGTTGGACGAATTCCTGTCCCGTAATACTCCCTGGTACTCCAAGAATATTTATCAGGTAGCTCTTTCACTATATGAACTTCATCCTTGAGAACATTAATAAAGTGGTCTACATCAAATATGTCTGAAAAAGTACTGTAAAAACCACACAAAAACTTAGATCAGCTTCCCTAGATTTTAATAATAGGCCAGAACTTGGGAAGTAAGTGCAAATCGTTACCTGCTGTCTAACCAGACAGGATTGACCTCAAAAAATGGGATTACCAGGGTTGCGTTTAGGATTTTAGCAACGGCAACTGCATCACATATCTTAAAGAAGAAAAGTAAATAAATGTATGAAACAATCAGACATTTATCTGCATAATTCACTTTCTAACCTACCCCCATCCTTTGTTGATTCAAACCTCCATCAAGAAACACTTGGATATAAGACTGAGGTTTTTCAGGTAATACTGCAGAATACATTTCAGAGAGTTTGTCAGAATAACTTCTCTTTTTTAAACTTGTATGCTAAAAAACCAATCAGAGGGACTAACTTGGAATGTGCTTATACTCATGACATGGTTTCCATCCCTGGTTAGGCAAGGGAGACCAGAGTTCGATTTGTTGTCTTTGTGACtgaaaaaggaaaaaacaaaCATAATGCATTTGTTATGTAAACGATGATGTCTAATAGTAAATAAGTCATTGCTTACTGTCTTCTGTTGTAAAGCATCCTGCATAAGTCTCCAATGCATTGGTTTTGGAGCATTCCATTCCTGCAATCAAAATTTTCTATGCATATAAAGAACATTGAACAAATAAAGCTAATGCATCCCCATTAACTATAATTACAATTACTGGTAGGGTTTTAAAGATTTCATATCAAgttaaagaaaatcaattaGTTATTTCATTGTACAAAGACAGTGAATCTGATCTCATTTTCAAGCATTTTCTTCTCTAATTACAGATCCTTTTGCAATCACTATGTCGAAAGAGAAATGAATTATTACAAATCAAAGACAACAGGATCAGTCTTAACAGTATGAATCAGTGATAAGTAAACGATGCATACGAAATTAAGCGAAGACAAACCGAGAACAAGGAAGGCCAAGCACGACCATAAGGACGAAAGAGTGTGGGAGAGAAAATTGGAAGCAAGAGGACTAGGAGGCCGACGTAGGCGACTCTCTGAGACTGGCTCGGATTGTCTTGTGTCTTCATAAGTGTAAAGTGTACGTGAATGTCAGGATTGTAAGATCAGAAACCGATTCTTCGGAAATATCTACGGCCGGAGATTATATCTGGAATTCGGATCCAATAGATTGAAGATAGGCATGCTGCTTGAAGATTCGACGTTTTCTCTCTCGCCGGATTTACTTTCTGATCGTCGCCGGATTTGATCAATCGCCACCGTAAATAGAATCGGAGTTCATGAGTGAAGTTTATTGTTAACGGAGTTATGACGATAATATTTGTTCTATTCAAATctaaaattagggttttgtcTTAGAATATTGATGATTAACCGGTTTCTAAATAAAATGACAAACTTAACTATATGTTCATAACAcatttaaattaagaatttaaattaagaGTAGTTATAGAATATCAtgaattaaaaaacttattagtatgctataaaaatattaaataaataataaataattttaattttaaaattgttgaatttgaaaaacatatgtctgaatttttatatttttttatatgaaacgaaatataaatatatttatttctaatatgatgtttaaaaaaaaataacttaatataatgcgtttatattttagaaattatgcTAATGATTATGAATTATATTActtaatcttatttatatatatatatatatatatatatatatatatataaaagaccGAGGAAAGGGTGccagaaatattttaggaccgaggccttgatgcgTAGACCATAACAGacacatatatattttcaaagatTACAAATGATGTTACGGTTGAAATGATTCAAGTTTTTTAAATGCGTGATAACAAGTgattaaaaattacaatttattgACACAATGTAAGTGCGTGTTTCGTTTTGAAATGTGGAAATAACTATCTCGtctctcctttttttttttttgaaggatTGTGAGTGTTCCTATTAGGATAGTATATGAGTAgtaatatttattgtaattaatagttgaaaaaaaaacaatttgaaaaatataactttaaatgCTACCCTCACTATATCCacctcttttatatatatatataatttattttaataaatttatcaataaatcaaaccaatcttCTAATcgtttaatcaaaatttaataaaccgACGTCATTTTAAATTTGCATTTCGGTCGATAAAGCGACCAAACCAAATCGATTACAATGctaatactaaataaataataagtaaataaggTTAAATAACACgatatcaaatttaaaacaaactaagtaagtttattttgaatttttgaacaAAAACATGATAATGGTTGTTGTCagcaaattttgatttttaatttataggtCTGGTTTGatatgagtttttaaaaaactttatacaaatcaaacattatttcatttcacttttattaattacctcactcaattcattactcaaaatattaaaatattttttattttaaattattagttttttattttattttatttatatatatcaatacctttataatttttatcaaaaataatcattactttattattaaaataaaaaagaaaagaaaaataaaagaaaaataaaaaataaaataaaaaatatgctACCCTAGGTCTATATGAAGGATAGCTATCATTCATgctcactatattttatttattaatgaaatggcGTTTTATATGTCAATTGCACATAGAACATTTAATGTATAAATCAAACTTGGTCTAAAATCCTAAAAATCATAATCATGGGGTTTATAttgtgaaataaattattattttttcaacatcCAATCACATGTGTCCTTTGCACAAAGTGATCTATGATTAAGCAAATTCCATTTGCTTGATATTATCACTAGATTTCAGAAACTtcaaaataatacatatttgggttaaaaTGGATAAATTAACCTTTATATATCAATTATCCTTATAGAGGAATGTGAGTGTGACACAAAGCTTAGATTACtcaaaattattagaaaattatattttgacttaaaaataatttattaatgatatttaGAGTACAAAACATTTGTTAATAGTTGTGAGTTcgaatttcattattatttacaaaatttatatttgttattaataataacttgctaagttaaaaatttgattataaaactacaagttaaatatttattaaattttttaataatcttaTAACTTAATAATTGAGTATGGTAGACGGTTGAATGTCCTgacctttaaattttttaataatattataacataagGATGATAGATGCTTGAATGTCATGACCTGAAATTCATTGTTTATAAgttgaaatttatattaataagatGAGACTACACAAAACTTATCAGTTTGGAAAACCTCATCAATAAGACAATAACACGGTTAGAAAAACCTCATTAGTATGACTTCCATCAAAAATCTCGTTTTTTTGGTTGGAAAGTTATTAATGGAGGAGTTTTGACAACTaacaaattgaaaaagaaagaatttTATCTCGCTAACAGATACAACATTtgtttgaagaatgaagaattTATTGATCACATTCTTCTACACGGTGACCTTGCCAAGAGCATGTGGGCTCTTCTGCAGAACTTTTTCCAATTTCAATGGGATAAACCATCAAAAGTCGCTGATTTCTGGGTCAAATAGATTAAATTGTGTTTTAGTAACAAAATTGCGGATGACTGGAAAGTGGAAACCAATCCCCTCATCATGTGGTAGACAatctgaaaagaaaaaaatataagagtttTTGAAGGGAAAAATTATGGATACGAGCGTATCAAAAAATTTATGTTACATGCGTTCGTCTCAATCCGAAAAAGAGGGGCTTATACGAGATGATAATTTTTTGATCTTATTGGtatttaatattcttatgttgttttcttatttattattttattttttatttccctTTTATAACGTTTGAACGCATTTTgcgttctttttaataaaagttgacatttttttaaaaaataacaacgATTTAAtagcaataaaataaaataaaatatataaagacaCGTCAATTTAAGTGTGAAAAATCTAATAAGGATAACAAACCACTGGACTCGTAAACCTTTAAAAGAACTTTCAATGAATTACACTAAAATCTTCTCTAGCACCTAAAAGATTCACTAATACAAAGTCTTCACCCTAAATAGTGAATTACAAGAACAATGATACAAAAATCTCACCAAAATAAAATACTCAAACAAGTATATcggataaatttaaataaagatataGACTAGTTAAATGGTAAAAAACTCAGTAAAATTCGTCAATGTGATTCGAGCCAACTGACCTGGTTTGTTAATTCGATAGTCTCGCTGACTCtgaatacttattttattttattttcatatgaCATatcaataaaacatttattattattaatataaataaggaCAAATCAAaagaattaaaagaaaaaaaaaagattgactaaataataaagtatataaCTTCAAAGAAAAGATAGCAAAATCTAACCAAGATTTACCAAGTGTCATAATAATCTCTTAAGATTgtatgtttttcttcttcttcaatgccATGGTCGgtgttaatgatttttattattttttatataaatgtaccatttaaaaaaaataaaaaatattaatgtaagataataaattatgatttaaaaaataatttaattaaaatttattctctaGGTAACATAGTCTTCTAGggaatatatatttctaaaaaacatttaaaaaatataagtcaatcaataattgaatataaaaaaacaaaaccgaCCGAATAAAAGATTGATAAGGACCGGACTCAAAGTTGAaactaaaacataatttaatatcgTTCTTGAATCCGATCACCTCCATACGGAACCTAAAGCTTCCTCTTTTCGGAAGCAtccaaaaatcaaaaaaaaaaaaaaaaattcttcaaatctccatttcTCGTAACTTCATCGGATTAAGTTCAATCTGGTGAAGATTATCAGCTTAGGGCATGTTGGAACTCCAATCGCAAggtaaatttttcattttttcaatcgATTCTTTAATTGATCAAGAATGAACAGATTACCCATCTCAATTCGTTTCTTGTTAATGAAACCCAGGTTATATTTCATCTGGATTATAGCTTTGTTCTTAGCTCCGGTTAGAATTCATTCTTGAAATCATTCAAATTTTCCCTTTTTAAGCGAGTAGAATGtcgttttcaaataatttctaggtatttattatagtttttttttcttcaatttgcaGGCATGCCTTTAGTTTTATAGAAATCATCTGTGGTAGTTGTGATCTTTCTTATTAATTTGGAGAGATAATTGAGATCACATTCACCACTGTCATTTTCAACAGTAGCCATGGATCTACCACAAGAAGAGCTTCAATTTCTAAGCATAGCAGATATTCTTAAGGAATCAACAGCAGTACCCAGACAGTCTCCTAAAACGTTTTACCTtataaccctaaccctaatttTCCCCCTTTCATTCGCGATCCTAGCTCATTCGCTATTCACTCATCCTTTACTTGTCCGAATTGATAGCCGTTCTGGTTCACATACATCTGAATGGACTAAACTCCTACTCTTTCAGTTCTTCTATCTTTTGTTCCTTTTCGCATCATCCCTTCTCTCCACGGCTGCTGTTGTTTTCACAGTAGCATCTCTTTACACTTCCAAACCCGTATCATTCTCCTCCACCATGTCTGCGATCCCAAAAGTGTTAAAACGCCTATTCATCACCTTTGTATGGGTTTCTCTCACAATGGTTGTTTACAACTTAGTTTTCATCGGCTTTGTATTCCTTCTTATGGTGGCTGTCGATACCCAAAATGTCCTACTCTTCTTCTTCGCGATGATAGTCATATTTCTGCTATTTCTAGTGGTTCATGTTTACATAACCGCGTTATGGCATATGGCTAGCGTGGTATCTGTGCTTGAACCTGTTTATGGATTCTCTGCTATGAAGAAAAGCTATGAACTTTTAAGGGGAAGGACAAGAATGGCTTCTGTCATGGTGTTTGCTTATCTTGTTATTTGTGGTATCATAAGCGGGGTGTTTGGAGCTGTTGTGGTTCATGGAGGGTTTAGTTATGGCGTGTTTTTTAGGATAACCATGGGTGGATTCTTGGTTGGGGTGCTGGTCATTGTGAATTTGGTTGGTTTAATGGTGCAAAGTgtgttttattatgtttgtaAGAGTTATCACCATGAAGGAATTGATAAAACCGCACTTTTTGATCATCTTGGTGGCTATTTGGGAGAGTATGTTCCTCTTAAGAGTAGCATTCAATTGGAAAACTTGGatggttgaagaagaagaaaagagggCTTTGGGTTAATTATCTATCTCTTCTATGATCATGAATTAACCCAGTTTAAGAATGTTGGTAGATTTGATTTGCATTTGTTGAACTTTTAgctctttttattttctttgatcaTGTTATTGTAACGATTTCGGAAAGTATGTCTGTTGTATCCAAGAAAACTGGTTAATTGCTTCTTTGTTTTAGTAATAATGTACCTATTTTAGAAACACATTGTTAATTGAGTGTTCAACTTCTATATAACAATTTGATCCTAGATGGAAATGAATTTTGGTTATACTTTAATTTGGAAACATTTATTGTaaagaattgaagacatttagtcttttataaaataattggatattaaatgaatgaataagaAAGCTTTTGcaaatactaatattaaatagaaTTCAAATCCTATTTCAACTCAAAATCAGATCTTCAAATCAGATCTTAGTTTAattatagttaaataaaatactaatttaacTGACTAAAATCTATATCTTGATATTTATCCTTTAATAAGTTTAGTTTATAAATGCTAATCTTTGTCCATATacactaatattatttatttaaaagtgattataatttatgtattttattagaATAGCCTGATCTTGTTAATGATGGTTATGGAATTACCATTAATTGAAAACATGGGAataggaagaaaataaaatcttaatattgaaagtaaatcaaaatctaaataaaatcaaaatcttttaattatatttattagtacaAACTTAAGAATATTAACTcatcacaattttaattatttaaatctttctgacatttatttaaacttaatatttcatttttaaaattaatttatcatgtaaaaacaataatattttttttttcctgattttttcaattattcatacatattaCATCTTAATGAGTTCCGACGTCCATGTTCCACATTTTTTAATGCGTATATGTAGTGATGTCAACAGGTATTCGTATGCCCGATATCTATGGGTACCCGATAGTCGGGTtcggtattttaaatcgggtacTGGGTTAGACATAGGTATGGAGAAGGTATCCGATTGAGTATAAGGTCGGGCATGGGTTATGAGATAAGGTACTTGATCGGATACGTGATCGGATGAGAAATATGCGAAACTTAAATTCGATACccgatatataaaaaataaaatatttttttattaaaatttaatgtgttattttaaatatctaatcaatacaaatatcatcataaatattttgatcTTATCTATACTCcactcaaatattattttgtttatattacaaaataatttatctcatattttaaaaaaaaattaataacaaaattatttctctctatcacttttcatatttaattttgtttttcaatattcattctaatttttcttcattatataGCAACAATAAAATTGCTAACTTTTTTAAGATCTACAAGATATACAAGATATGggtaagtaatgtttttgtttgtttttctaaCATTTcgatattactaatttaactatttattacaattatgtttcttcttttttaacttCTATAATCTTTTAAGTTTCTAATCGAGTAATGGAATACTCATCGGGGATCAGGTACCCGACAAATCGAGAATTGAGATAAAAATAGTGATACCTTCAGAGTCGGAGTCGGATAATAAAATGAAAGTCGAGATTGAGATGAGTACTTCACTACCCAACCGGTAAGGTACACATTGTCATTCCTAcgtatattttgaaaaaaatactcaatttaaaacatatatacatataaattcgTAAACCGAACACATCTATACACAAATACATATAAATTCGTAAACCAAACACAtctatacacaaaattatgttattccgaagtttttaaataattaatgccAAATCTATCTCTTttcaatttttctaaaatatatatttttttttatcatattacaCATTTTTAACTCCCTAACCAACCTCGACAAAATGAAATGTAATTtcaataaaacaattaatttgaaaaaaaatatatatgtccaaaacgtatataaatattatttcattatgaacataataaattagttagaaAAATGATACAAGACCTTTTATCCATAtgtaaaaagtttaaaataactaaaaatttgATAATTCATACTTCATctaacaaaattcaaaattcgagGAGCCGTGTTAAGGAAATAATCTAAATTCTAGCCCTAAATAACAATGGGacatttataattcttaaaatttatttaataataataatattatttaaaaagtaataattaaattaatttataataaataaatatatgtaattttCCATTCATGAATTTGTTGAGTATTCTGAATATGTAGATAAAAACCTCCAACGTggagtcttcttcttcttcctcttcaacATCTGGAATCCAGAAACAGAGAGAAAGAGAAGGGAGAGAGAGATGTCCGTTTCTCGCTCCCCATTATTTTCCTCCATAGGAATCTTTAGACCTCCCCCTCGGTCTTCCCAATTTCTCACTACTATTTCATCTCCCTCATACTGTTACTGCAAACTATCGAGATACCCTAACTACATTCATCGGAAAAGACTCTTCATTTCCACATCATCGATTGACAACGATTCCATTTCTCGACTCCCTTCCACTTCTCACTCTTCCAGCAGCCACAACGGTCAACTCCATGGCCGTaacaacgaagaagaagaagatgatgatgatattggTAGCGAGGAAGACGAAATTGAAGAAGATTTCGAATCTTCAACTGGGTATATTTTACCTGAGAGATGGGATGTATTGGGTCTTGGACAAGCTATGGTATTTCCTCTTCCTttctcaatttcaattttttcaattCCGAACTCTTGTTTAAGAGAAATTAGCAAGACAGGTAGATTTTTCTGGAATGGTTGATGATGAATTCTTGGGGAGGTTAGAAGTGGAGAAAGGGACAAGGAAAGTTGTTAATCATGAAGAAAGGGGTAAAGCTTTGAGAGCAATGGATGGTTGTAGCTATAAAGCAGCTGCAGGTGGTTCTTTATCGAATAGTCTTGTTGCTTTGGCTAGGTTAGGTGGTCGTCAAATTGGAGGTCCTTTGTTAAATGTTGCTATGACTGGTAGTGTTGGTGGGGATCCTTTGGGTGGATTTTACAggttttttgttaattttatttgaatatgattAGAGATTTGAATGGAACATGGGTTCATTTTTGATGAATGTTTCTTCTACAGAGCGAAACTGCGGCGTGCAAATGTTCATTTTCTTTCGCCTCCGGTTAAGAATGGAACGACTGGGACTGTTATAGTGTTGACGACTTCGGATGCCCAACGCACTATGCTGTCGTATCAGGTGATTTGAATGACCTCTATGTTTCTTCAAATGATTTGAAAACTGcttgtttatatatatgtttatgtgTTTATATCAAAATAAGCAATCCATCTAACAACAAAATAGGTGCATCAAAATGAACCAGTATAAGCGATTAGCCCCTATAGTGGGTGTAGCTCTAGTGGATAAAGTCAATGACTTAAGAGGAGATGAGCTCGAAGGTTTGATTTCCACTAAAACACCTTGATTTAAGTGGGATATCCTAGTGGTGGGATGTTGTGTCTCCTGTAGAAAATAAACCctagtttgaaataaaaaactttCCTACGCCACTAGTTCTAAAGACTCTATTATTCTCTTCATGCCAAATTTTGTACATGACAAAGAAAAAGGCACATCAGGTGAGCTATGTTTCTTCAAATGATTTGAAAACTGCTTGttcatatatatgtttatttgtttatatcaaaataaGCAATCCATCTAACAACAAAATAGGTGCATCAAAATGAGCCAGAAGAAGGGATTAGGCCCTATAGATTGTACTAGTGGGTGTAGCTCTAATGGATAAAGTCATTGACCCAAGAGGATGAGGTGGAAGGTTTGATTTCCACTAAAAACACCTTGATTTAAGGTGGGTTATCCTTGCGTTGGAATGGTGTGCCTCCCGTAGATAATAAACCCTAGTTAGAAATAAAATACTTTCCAACGACACAATAGTTCCAAAGACTCAATTATTCTCTTCATGCCAAATCTTGTACATGACAACGAAAAAGGCACCTCAGGAAAATAAACACATTAGAATACCAATTCAATATCACTTGATGAACGAGTTCTTCATTGAAAAACGTTTGTCATGAGTTGTTCAAGTTACTACTTACTACAGAGACATTGTTTTTAAGTGATCAAGATTTAAgctcttattaaaaaaaaaaaattgtgactTAATTCATTTGGTGTTGATTTGACTAATTTTGATTTCCAGGGTACATCTTCGTCTATCAATTTTGAACCTTCTTTGGCTGCTGCCATTTCCAAAACAAACATCTTAGTTGTTGAAGgatatttgtttgaatttccCGACACAATTAGAACCATTGCAAAAGCATGTGAAGTTGCCCGTAGAAGTGGCGCTTTGGTTGCCATTACCGCCTCTGATGTCTCTTGTATCGAGACACATTATGACGATTTTTGGTAAGACCCTCAACTAAATCATGTTTCTGTTTATCTAGTTTGTTCTCTAGGCTATTCTTATTGATGCAAATGCTGATGGAGTTTTATTGGTTCAGGTGGAATTAGaatgatttatttgtttgatagttcaaattgaattgaaaaaaaaatgtttcatttaCATCATCCTCATCTAGAAATTGCAACTCTGATTTCAAATATACCCCATGGGTcccatttcaaaacaatttatgggTCTGTATCCGCATCTAGATGAGGAACTGTAAATAATTTTCTGAATGTGTCTCGTTAAGCTCTTTTTCCAAACGTGATCTCATCTCTATTCAAATCCGTAAGAtacttcataaaaaaaattcagtaGTTTCAATTACATCATTCTCTCATAGAAATTGCAATTCAATAACtttttcaaacatataaacGTAGGCCTTGTTCttcttagattttttaaataatctatacaaaaccaattttccaatcaatcactttcaccaatcacatcactcatttcattaactaaaatactaaaataccctctatttaaaattattattttttattttatttatataaatcaataccctttaagtctttttaccaaaaataatcatcatttcctcaaaatcatcaatcatcattatttttttcactctctaggttatttaaataaccccaatCCAAACAAGGCGTAGATAGATTTCCTTGAAAACACTTCTCTTTTTGTCAAGAATTTCATTAATTGttgatttagataaaataatgttcGGAAACATAgcttaattatacatatatattccAAATCCAGCTACCTAGCAACAGGTGTTTCCAAACGTGGTTTCATCTGGATTCAAATCATAAGATATTTGATCggaaaaaagtgtttccaaa
Proteins encoded:
- the LOC124911309 gene encoding O-fucosyltransferase 31-like, which gives rise to MKTQDNPSQSQRVAYVGLLVLLLPIFSPTLFRPYGRAWPSLFSEWNAPKPMHWRLMQDALQQKTSQRQQIELWSPLPNQGWKPCHEYKHIPILPEKPQSYIQVFLDGGLNQQRMGICDAVAVAKILNATLVIPFFEVNPVWLDSSTFSDIFDVDHFINVLKDEVHIVKELPDKYSWSTREYYGTGIRPTRIKTAPVHASASWYMENVVPILQSYGIAAIAPFSHRLAFDNLPSEIQHLRCKVNFQALVFVPNIKMLAETLISSLRSPVKGTESTSKQGVGKFVVLHLRFDKDMAAHSACDFHGGKAERLALAKYRQVLWQGRVLNSQFTDEELRSQGRCPLTPEEIGLLLIALGFNNDTRLYLASHKVYGGEARLSSLRKLFPLIEDKKSLTTDEELATVEGKSSLLAAVDYYVGMHSDIFISASPGNMHNAMLGYRAYMNMKSIRPNMVLLGKLFLNKTIEWSDFEKSVQDGHKNRQGQTRLRKEKQSIYTYPVPDCMCSAFQLKDILFK
- the LOC124912168 gene encoding uncharacterized protein LOC124912168, which gives rise to MDLPQEELQFLSIADILKESTAVPRQSPKTFYLITLTLIFPLSFAILAHSLFTHPLLVRIDSRSGSHTSEWTKLLLFQFFYLLFLFASSLLSTAAVVFTVASLYTSKPVSFSSTMSAIPKVLKRLFITFVWVSLTMVVYNLVFIGFVFLLMVAVDTQNVLLFFFAMIVIFLLFLVVHVYITALWHMASVVSVLEPVYGFSAMKKSYELLRGRTRMASVMVFAYLVICGIISGVFGAVVVHGGFSYGVFFRITMGGFLVGVLVIVNLVGLMVQSVFYYVCKSYHHEGIDKTALFDHLGGYLGEYVPLKSSIQLENLDG
- the LOC124911760 gene encoding uncharacterized sugar kinase slr0537, producing MSVSRSPLFSSIGIFRPPPRSSQFLTTISSPSYCYCKLSRYPNYIHRKRLFISTSSIDNDSISRLPSTSHSSSSHNGQLHGRNNEEEEDDDDIGSEEDEIEEDFESSTGYILPERWDVLGLGQAMVDFSGMVDDEFLGRLEVEKGTRKVVNHEERGKALRAMDGCSYKAAAGGSLSNSLVALARLGGRQIGGPLLNVAMTGSVGGDPLGGFYRAKLRRANVHFLSPPVKNGTTGTVIVLTTSDAQRTMLSYQGTSSSINFEPSLAAAISKTNILVVEGYLFEFPDTIRTIAKACEVARRSGALVAITASDVSCIETHYDDFWEIIGNYADIVFANTNEARAFCNFSSNESPVSAARYLSHFVPMVSVTDGPEGSYIGVKGEAVYIPPSPCVPVDTCGAGDAYASGILYGVLKGVSDLKGMGMFAAKVAAVVVGQQGTRLRVEDAAEVAKSFMYRFENSSNSVVQSDVGSDQISSN